A section of the Streptococcus oriscaviae genome encodes:
- the pflA gene encoding pyruvate formate-lyase-activating protein — MEEVDYKKVTGLVHSTESFGSVDGPGVRFVVFMQGCHMRCQYCHNPDTWDLVNPSATERTAEDVLNEALRFRMFWGKEGGITVSGGEATIQIDFLIALFSLAKEKGIHTTLDTCALTFRNTPRYLEKYNKLMEVTDLVLLDIKEINPDQHRIVTGHSNKNILACANYLSDIGKPVWIRHVLVPNLTDRDEDLIELGKFVKTLKNVERFEVLPYHNLGEFKWRELGRPYPLEGTKPPTKERVQNAKNLMGTESYQDYLNRIRG, encoded by the coding sequence ATGGAAGAAGTAGATTACAAGAAAGTTACCGGTCTGGTGCATTCGACAGAAAGCTTTGGGTCAGTGGATGGTCCAGGTGTCCGTTTTGTGGTCTTCATGCAGGGCTGCCATATGCGTTGCCAGTATTGCCATAACCCCGACACATGGGATTTGGTCAATCCATCTGCCACTGAGCGGACGGCTGAAGATGTACTCAATGAAGCCCTGCGCTTTCGTATGTTCTGGGGAAAAGAGGGGGGCATCACTGTGTCAGGTGGTGAGGCCACTATCCAAATTGACTTTTTGATAGCTCTCTTTAGTTTGGCCAAGGAAAAGGGAATTCACACAACTTTGGATACCTGTGCCTTAACCTTTAGAAACACTCCTCGCTATCTGGAAAAATACAACAAACTTATGGAAGTGACGGATCTGGTCCTTCTTGATATTAAGGAAATCAATCCAGACCAACACCGGATTGTGACAGGCCATAGTAACAAAAATATTCTGGCTTGTGCAAATTACCTATCTGACATCGGTAAGCCTGTCTGGATTCGTCATGTACTGGTACCAAACTTGACAGATAGGGATGAGGATTTGATTGAGCTTGGCAAGTTTGTCAAGACCCTCAAAAACGTAGAGCGTTTTGAAGTCCTTCCTTATCACAACTTGGGTGAATTCAAGTGGCGCGAACTTGGCAGACCCTATCCCTTGGAAGGTACAAAGCCACCGACCAAGGAACGGGTTCAAAATGCTAAGAACCTTATGGGAACGGAGTCTTATCAGGACTACCTCAACCGCATTCGAGGGTAG
- a CDS encoding hemolysin family protein, translated as MEDPGSQTIHLQFLLLLFLTLLNAFFSASEMALVSLNRSRVEQKAAEGEKKFIRLLSVLENPNHFLSTIQVGITFISILSGASLAGDLGAIFAQWLGNSATAQTAGYWLALALLTFISIVLGELYPKRIAMNMKENLAVVSAPIIIFLGKIVSPFVWLLSAATNLISRITPMDFDDADEKMTRDEIEYILTKSEETLDAEEIEMLQGIFSLDEMVAREVMVPRTDAFMIDIDDDIETIMPEILKQNYSRIPVYEGDKDKVIGLIHTKKILAEGFTNGFDKLNIRRIMQEPLFVPETIYVDDLLKALRNTQNQMAILLDEYGGVAGLVTLEDLLEEIVGEIDDETDKTEIFVREIGENTYIVQGSMTLNDFNEHFDTELESDDVDTIAGFYLTGLGTIPTQDEKEAYEIDSKGHHLVLINDKVKHGRVTKLKLLITPIDEEGAEKE; from the coding sequence ATGGAAGACCCCGGTAGTCAGACCATTCACTTACAATTTTTATTGCTCTTATTTTTAACCTTGCTCAATGCTTTTTTCTCAGCCTCTGAAATGGCTTTGGTTTCGCTCAACCGTTCTCGTGTGGAGCAAAAAGCAGCCGAAGGGGAGAAAAAATTCATCCGTCTCCTGTCTGTTTTGGAAAATCCTAACCATTTTTTATCTACCATTCAGGTAGGTATCACCTTCATTTCCATTTTGTCAGGAGCGAGCTTAGCTGGTGATTTGGGGGCAATCTTTGCTCAGTGGCTGGGTAATTCTGCAACTGCTCAGACAGCAGGTTACTGGTTGGCCTTGGCCTTGTTGACCTTCATTTCTATCGTTTTGGGAGAACTCTATCCTAAGCGGATTGCTATGAATATGAAGGAAAATTTAGCGGTTGTTTCAGCGCCGATTATCATTTTTCTGGGAAAAATTGTCAGTCCGTTTGTCTGGCTCTTATCTGCTGCGACCAATCTTATCAGCCGTATCACGCCGATGGATTTTGATGATGCAGATGAAAAGATGACCCGCGATGAGATTGAATACATCCTGACTAAGAGTGAGGAAACCTTAGATGCGGAAGAAATTGAGATGCTTCAGGGAATCTTCTCCTTGGATGAAATGGTTGCGCGTGAGGTGATGGTACCTCGTACCGACGCCTTCATGATTGATATTGACGACGATATTGAAACCATCATGCCGGAAATTCTCAAGCAAAATTATTCACGGATTCCGGTCTATGAGGGAGATAAGGATAAGGTCATCGGTCTAATCCATACCAAGAAAATCTTGGCGGAAGGTTTTACCAATGGGTTTGATAAGCTTAATATTCGCCGGATTATGCAGGAGCCACTCTTTGTTCCGGAAACCATCTATGTGGATGATTTGCTCAAGGCTCTGCGAAATACACAGAATCAAATGGCCATCCTCTTGGATGAGTACGGTGGCGTGGCTGGTCTGGTCACTCTGGAAGACTTGCTGGAAGAAATTGTCGGTGAGATTGATGATGAAACCGATAAAACGGAGATTTTTGTCCGTGAAATTGGTGAAAATACTTATATCGTTCAAGGCAGCATGACCCTCAATGATTTCAATGAACACTTTGATACGGAACTAGAAAGCGATGATGTGGACACCATTGCCGGTTTCTATCTAACAGGACTTGGTACGATTCCGACTCAGGATGAGAAAGAAGCCTACGAGATTGATAGTAAGGGCCACCATCTGGTCTTAATCAATGATAAGGTGAAGCACGGCCGTGTCACTAAATTGAAACTCTTGATCACCCCTATCGATGAAGAGGGCGCTGAAAAAGAATAA
- a CDS encoding ABC transporter ATP-binding protein yields MIISMKNLTYRRQGKTILEDISWEFEKGQRWAILGLNGAGKSTLLRILMAEFWKTSGDLTVLETTFGKGDIPTLRTKIGIVGSFLAERFPTDLLAEQIVLTGKYKSSILYREYGQKELNEAIDMLTSIDGAHLVGRTYASLSQGERQLLLIARSLMESPELLILDEATVGLDLLARERLLKHLHHICQLDTAPAIIFVTHHAEEITADFSHVLLLKEGKVLAHGPKEDILTTDHLGDFYGNQVELIPLGEERLFIKPKL; encoded by the coding sequence ATGATTATCTCTATGAAAAATCTTACCTACCGCCGACAGGGAAAAACAATTTTAGAAGATATTAGCTGGGAATTTGAAAAGGGTCAAAGATGGGCAATCTTAGGTCTCAACGGAGCTGGCAAATCTACCCTCTTACGCATCCTTATGGCAGAATTTTGGAAAACGTCAGGCGACTTAACGGTTCTGGAAACCACATTTGGCAAGGGAGATATTCCGACCCTGCGCACCAAAATCGGCATCGTCGGCTCCTTTCTAGCCGAGCGCTTTCCCACAGACCTCCTGGCCGAACAGATCGTCCTGACCGGCAAATACAAGTCCTCCATCCTCTACCGTGAGTACGGGCAGAAAGAGCTCAATGAGGCCATCGACATGCTGACCAGTATCGATGGTGCCCACCTGGTCGGCCGCACCTATGCCAGCCTCTCTCAGGGCGAGCGCCAGCTCCTCCTCATCGCCCGCAGCCTCATGGAAAGCCCTGAACTCCTCATCCTGGATGAAGCCACCGTCGGCCTGGACCTCCTAGCCAGAGAGCGTCTCCTCAAGCACCTCCACCACATCTGCCAATTGGATACCGCTCCCGCCATCATCTTCGTCACCCACCATGCCGAAGAAATCACCGCCGACTTTAGCCATGTCCTCCTCCTCAAAGAGGGCAAGGTCCTGGCCCATGGCCCCAAGGAAGACATCCTCACAACCGACCACCTGGGCGACTTCTATGGCAACCAAGTCGAGCTGATCCCTCTGGGAGAAGAGAGACTGTTTATTAAGCCGAAATTGTAA
- a CDS encoding type II toxin-antitoxin system antitoxin SocA domain-containing protein — protein sequence MAEKKIFCEHCLDDVTYHIEEREMTRKLKGTDYTFLGKEAFCDACTQPVFVEDIDTANRQALYDAYRKANDLISIAEITSLLKKYAIGAKPLSELLGWGINTIPRYLKGDLPKRSYSETLYRISKEPDYFLTLLKDAKGSLSSPTYEKSLKATEKLIADGEVPKEHLAANYLLSKNNEITPLALQKLLYYVQGFSVAFTGEFMFQSDCESWVHGPVYRDIYEKYQEFGWQPIVLESDYDYRHCFTDQEIQVLDSVIYHLSVYNGKVLEKFTHEESPWLLTRGDLKEDEASAAVIEKKLIADFFERVKDKYDMLTVDDIAAYSNERFSRLHF from the coding sequence ATGGCAGAAAAAAAAATATTTTGTGAACATTGTTTAGACGATGTTACTTATCATATTGAAGAGCGTGAAATGACACGGAAATTAAAAGGAACAGACTATACCTTCCTGGGTAAGGAGGCTTTTTGTGATGCTTGTACGCAGCCTGTTTTTGTGGAAGATATAGACACTGCAAATAGGCAGGCCCTCTATGACGCCTATCGGAAGGCTAATGACTTAATTTCTATTGCAGAGATAACGAGTCTTTTGAAAAAATACGCCATTGGTGCCAAGCCTTTGTCGGAATTGCTGGGCTGGGGCATCAATACCATCCCACGTTACTTAAAAGGAGACCTCCCCAAACGCTCCTATTCTGAGACTCTTTACCGCATTTCTAAAGAGCCAGATTATTTTTTGACCTTGTTAAAAGATGCAAAAGGGAGCTTAAGTTCTCCAACGTATGAAAAAAGTCTCAAAGCGACAGAAAAACTCATAGCAGACGGAGAGGTGCCGAAAGAGCATTTGGCTGCCAATTATTTATTATCAAAAAATAACGAAATTACTCCTTTAGCACTGCAGAAACTCTTGTATTATGTTCAAGGTTTTTCTGTTGCCTTTACGGGGGAATTTATGTTCCAAAGTGATTGTGAGAGTTGGGTTCATGGTCCAGTCTATCGAGATATTTATGAAAAATACCAGGAATTTGGCTGGCAACCGATTGTGCTAGAAAGCGACTATGATTATAGGCACTGTTTTACTGATCAGGAAATCCAAGTGTTGGACAGTGTTATCTACCACCTTAGTGTCTATAACGGGAAGGTTTTAGAAAAATTCACTCACGAAGAGAGCCCTTGGCTACTAACGCGTGGAGATTTGAAAGAAGATGAAGCCTCAGCTGCTGTTATCGAAAAAAAACTGATTGCAGATTTCTTCGAGAGAGTAAAGGATAAATATGATATGCTGACGGTTGATGACATAGCTGCCTACTCGAATGAACGATTTTCCCGCCTTCATTTTTAA
- a CDS encoding class I SAM-dependent methyltransferase: MLKPLEMAHAFLAEILTKNDYALDATMGNGHDTVFLAKRAKEVFAFDVQFEALQNTRNRADAEGLDNVRLFWSGHQNINHYILGCKVAIFNLGYLPNGDKSITTRYDTTIDAIEQVLNILSVGGRVSIVIYPGHEAGKLEKVEVLDYVSALDQNYFTVMLYEPLNQINTPPLLVMIEKIKSTDDPFYDRF, from the coding sequence ATGTTAAAACCCTTAGAAATGGCCCATGCTTTTTTGGCTGAAATCTTGACAAAAAACGATTATGCACTGGATGCGACCATGGGAAATGGTCATGATACGGTCTTTTTAGCCAAGAGAGCAAAGGAAGTATTTGCCTTTGATGTGCAGTTTGAAGCCTTGCAAAATACGCGAAATCGAGCAGATGCGGAAGGTTTAGACAACGTACGGCTCTTTTGGTCTGGTCACCAGAATATCAATCACTATATCTTGGGCTGTAAAGTGGCTATTTTTAACTTAGGCTATTTACCAAACGGGGATAAGTCTATCACAACTCGCTACGATACGACAATAGATGCCATTGAACAGGTCTTAAATATTTTGTCTGTTGGTGGTCGGGTTTCTATTGTTATCTATCCGGGCCATGAGGCAGGGAAGCTAGAAAAAGTAGAGGTGTTGGACTATGTGAGTGCTTTGGACCAGAACTACTTCACAGTAATGCTCTATGAACCGCTCAATCAAATCAATACCCCACCGCTGTTGGTCATGATTGAAAAAATCAAATCAACAGACGACCCCTTCTACGATCGTTTTTAA
- a CDS encoding TIGR01212 family radical SAM protein (This family includes YhcC from E. coli K-12, an uncharacterized radical SAM protein.) yields MKRYKTLNEHYRKLFGEKIFKVPIDAGFDCPNRDGTVAKGGCTFCTVSGSGDAIVAPDAPIVEQFYQEVDFMHRKWPEVKKYLVYFQNFTNTHADVAVLRERYEQAINEPGVVGINIGTRPDCLPDDTIAYLAELSERMHVTVELGLQTTYEETSERINRAHDYQTFVDAVKRLRQYPKIEVVAHLINGLPGESHEMMVENVRRCVRDADIQGLKLHLLHLMTNTRMQRDYHEGRLQLLSQEAYVNLICDQLEIIPQHIVIHRLTGDAPPHLLIGPMWSLNKWEVLNAIDKEMERRGSYQGCKVEERITLC; encoded by the coding sequence ATGAAACGTTACAAGACACTCAATGAACACTACCGGAAACTTTTCGGTGAAAAGATTTTTAAGGTACCCATTGATGCGGGATTTGATTGCCCCAATCGCGATGGAACGGTGGCGAAAGGTGGCTGCACCTTCTGCACAGTGTCTGGTTCAGGAGATGCGATTGTGGCTCCAGATGCGCCGATTGTGGAGCAATTTTATCAGGAAGTTGATTTTATGCACCGCAAGTGGCCCGAGGTCAAAAAATATCTGGTCTATTTTCAGAACTTTACCAATACCCATGCGGATGTGGCTGTTCTGCGAGAGCGCTACGAGCAAGCCATCAACGAACCGGGTGTGGTGGGAATCAACATTGGTACCCGGCCGGATTGCTTACCGGATGACACCATTGCCTATCTGGCAGAATTATCCGAGCGGATGCATGTGACTGTTGAGTTGGGACTTCAGACAACCTACGAAGAAACCTCGGAGCGGATCAATCGTGCCCATGACTACCAGACCTTCGTGGATGCGGTCAAGCGCCTGCGGCAGTATCCCAAGATTGAAGTAGTGGCTCATTTAATCAACGGTCTTCCTGGTGAAAGCCACGAAATGATGGTGGAAAATGTCCGGCGTTGCGTACGAGATGCAGACATTCAGGGCTTGAAACTTCACCTTCTCCATCTGATGACCAATACCCGCATGCAACGAGATTATCATGAAGGACGATTGCAGCTTCTCAGTCAGGAGGCCTATGTCAATCTGATTTGTGACCAGCTAGAGATTATTCCCCAACACATTGTGATTCACCGGCTCACAGGTGATGCTCCGCCCCATCTCTTGATTGGCCCCATGTGGAGCCTTAATAAGTGGGAGGTGCTCAATGCTATTGACAAAGAAATGGAGCGACGCGGCTCCTACCAAGGATGTAAAGTAGAAGAAAGGATTACCCTATGTTAA
- a CDS encoding TetR/AcrR family transcriptional regulator, with the protein MDRRIAKTKKAIYHAFIELINKKGYEAIRVQDVIDVANVGRSTFYSHYESKEALLEELCQDLFHHLFERQGERGDLEELLAHIFKHFRLNQDRVASLLLSRNPYFLQELKAELVHDVYPLVRENYLKDKADLPEDFLVHYVTSSFIETVTWWLQQRQKVNEKTLTRYYLTLLG; encoded by the coding sequence ATGGACAGACGGATTGCAAAAACAAAAAAAGCAATTTATCATGCTTTTATCGAACTAATAAATAAGAAGGGCTATGAAGCGATACGAGTTCAGGATGTCATTGATGTGGCGAATGTTGGTCGTTCAACTTTTTATTCCCATTATGAGAGCAAAGAGGCCCTTCTAGAAGAACTTTGTCAGGATCTCTTTCACCATCTTTTTGAAAGGCAGGGAGAAAGGGGGGATTTGGAGGAGCTATTAGCCCACATTTTCAAGCATTTCCGGCTCAATCAGGATCGGGTAGCCTCCCTGCTCTTGTCGCGCAATCCTTATTTTTTGCAAGAATTAAAGGCGGAGCTTGTTCACGATGTCTACCCCTTGGTGCGCGAGAACTATCTGAAAGATAAGGCTGATTTACCAGAAGATTTTTTGGTGCATTATGTGACGAGCAGCTTTATCGAAACGGTGACGTGGTGGTTGCAGCAGCGGCAAAAAGTGAACGAAAAAACATTAACGCGCTATTACTTGACCCTTTTAGGATAA
- a CDS encoding cation diffusion facilitator family transporter: MSSSKKMMLAFFLNLGFALIEGVFGFLFNSSAVLADAVHDLGDALAIGTAAFLERFSHKKADLRYSLGYKRFSLLGAMVTSAILISGSSLILVENIPKLWAPEPVNHRGMLLLGILAILINLTASFIIRKGQTRNEAILSLHFLEDILGWLAVILVSILLEFTDWYFLDPLLSLIIAGFILSKALPQAYSTLKIFLEAVPEGIDLHQLRQQVSQLETVEQVYQINVWTMDGLNHYASIHIRPKADVQEAFCKKAIRQIFENQSIYQVTIEIDWSEAEHLAHDKERPQSANHSHHHH; this comes from the coding sequence ATGTCCTCTAGCAAAAAAATGATGCTTGCTTTTTTCCTCAATCTTGGCTTTGCCCTGATTGAAGGTGTTTTTGGTTTTTTGTTTAACTCCAGCGCAGTTCTTGCAGATGCAGTTCATGATCTGGGAGATGCCTTGGCTATTGGAACAGCCGCCTTTCTGGAGCGCTTTTCTCATAAGAAGGCCGACCTGCGTTATAGTCTGGGCTACAAACGCTTCAGCTTGCTCGGAGCCATGGTGACTTCTGCTATTCTCATCAGCGGTTCCAGCCTTATCCTCGTGGAAAACATTCCAAAACTGTGGGCACCCGAACCCGTCAACCATCGGGGGATGCTGCTGCTTGGCATTCTTGCCATCCTCATCAATCTGACTGCCAGTTTCATCATCCGCAAGGGGCAGACCCGCAATGAGGCCATCCTCAGCCTGCACTTTTTAGAAGATATTCTGGGCTGGCTGGCCGTCATCCTTGTTTCGATTCTACTGGAATTTACAGACTGGTACTTCCTAGACCCACTGTTATCTCTTATCATCGCTGGTTTTATCCTGTCAAAAGCCCTGCCGCAAGCCTATTCTACTCTCAAAATTTTCTTGGAAGCCGTACCCGAGGGCATCGATCTTCATCAGCTACGCCAACAAGTTAGTCAGTTAGAAACGGTAGAACAAGTCTATCAAATCAATGTCTGGACCATGGACGGACTCAATCACTATGCCAGCATCCACATTCGCCCCAAAGCTGATGTTCAGGAAGCTTTTTGCAAGAAAGCCATTCGCCAGATTTTTGAGAACCAGTCTATCTACCAAGTCACCATCGAAATTGATTGGTCTGAAGCAGAGCACCTCGCACACGACAAGGAACGTCCACAATCTGCTAATCACTCCCATCACCATCATTGA
- a CDS encoding prepilin peptidase — translation MKILLLSFLGASLGSFLGLVIDRFPEQSILFPASHCNQCKKQLKAWDLIPILSQLMNRSKCRYCKAKIPYWYGGLEFLSALLVILLEWQLISFLEFVLLICGLVLTIYDIKHQEYPLMVWLVLTTIALILSQLNWLFCGLLLLAYLTEKFQLKIGSGDFLYLASLALFFDFNQLLWIVQISSLLGLVVFFVFKTKSLPYVPFLFLASLMVYLIPT, via the coding sequence ATGAAGATTCTATTACTTTCTTTTTTAGGTGCGTCTTTGGGTTCTTTTCTGGGTCTGGTTATCGACCGTTTCCCTGAACAATCCATTCTCTTTCCTGCCAGCCACTGCAATCAGTGCAAGAAGCAGCTCAAGGCCTGGGATTTAATTCCTATTCTATCTCAGCTTATGAATCGCTCAAAATGCCGGTATTGCAAGGCAAAGATTCCTTATTGGTACGGTGGCTTGGAGTTCCTTTCAGCCCTCTTGGTGATCTTGCTAGAATGGCAGCTCATCTCCTTCTTGGAGTTTGTTCTCCTAATCTGTGGTCTGGTGTTGACTATCTATGACATTAAACACCAAGAATATCCACTTATGGTCTGGTTGGTTCTGACAACCATTGCTCTTATCCTCAGTCAGCTCAATTGGCTTTTCTGTGGACTCTTGCTTCTGGCCTACCTAACAGAAAAGTTCCAGCTCAAAATTGGCTCTGGTGACTTTCTGTATTTGGCTAGTCTGGCCCTTTTCTTTGACTTCAATCAACTCTTGTGGATTGTCCAAATCAGCAGTCTTTTAGGCTTAGTCGTCTTCTTTGTTTTTAAAACCAAGTCCCTGCCCTATGTTCCTTTTCTTTTCTTGGCCAGCCTCATGGTCTATCTTATCCCAACTTAA
- the trpB gene encoding tryptophan synthase subunit beta has translation MAEKGYFGEFGGSFVPEAIQVLLDELEATFEQYKDDPTFLAEYHGYLKDYAGRETPLYFAESLTKELGGAKIYLKREDLNHLGSHKLNNVLGQILLAKRMGKTRVIAETGAGQHGVATAAVAARFGLGCDIYMGAEDVKRQRLNVFRMEMMGARVHAVTEGTQTLKEAVDAAFGAWMADLEAFYVLGSAVGPHPYPTIVHEFQKIISVESRRQILEKEGRLPDYVIACVGGGSNAIGAFSQYIADEAVKLIGVEAAGKGVDTDQHAATMTKGSVGVVDGMKTISLFDANGGVAPVYSISAGLDYPGVGPEHAFYKETGRVNYVAATDNEAVNALLTLSRTEGILPAIESSHAIAEAIKLAPQLASDKIILINVSGRGDKDVAAIADYLEGK, from the coding sequence ATGGCAGAAAAAGGATATTTTGGAGAATTTGGCGGAAGTTTCGTACCTGAGGCAATTCAGGTCTTGTTGGATGAATTGGAAGCGACCTTTGAGCAGTATAAGGACGACCCGACCTTCTTAGCAGAATACCATGGCTACCTCAAAGATTATGCAGGCCGGGAAACACCACTCTATTTTGCGGAGTCTTTGACCAAGGAGTTGGGAGGAGCTAAGATTTACCTTAAACGAGAGGACCTCAACCATTTGGGCTCTCATAAACTCAATAATGTACTCGGGCAGATTCTGCTTGCCAAACGTATGGGCAAGACCCGTGTTATCGCAGAAACAGGAGCAGGACAGCACGGGGTGGCAACCGCGGCAGTTGCGGCCCGCTTTGGATTGGGTTGTGATATTTACATGGGAGCTGAAGACGTTAAGCGTCAGCGATTAAATGTTTTCCGGATGGAGATGATGGGGGCGCGTGTTCATGCAGTGACAGAAGGCACGCAGACCCTCAAAGAGGCCGTCGATGCTGCCTTCGGAGCTTGGATGGCGGATTTGGAGGCATTTTATGTCCTTGGTTCAGCTGTGGGGCCTCATCCCTACCCAACCATTGTGCACGAATTTCAGAAAATCATCAGTGTCGAATCTCGCAGGCAGATTCTGGAAAAGGAAGGCCGGTTGCCAGACTATGTAATCGCCTGTGTAGGTGGTGGTTCCAACGCCATTGGGGCTTTTTCACAGTATATAGCAGACGAAGCAGTCAAGCTAATCGGTGTGGAAGCAGCCGGAAAAGGTGTGGATACAGACCAGCACGCAGCCACCATGACCAAGGGGAGTGTCGGTGTAGTCGATGGCATGAAGACAATCTCGCTCTTTGATGCCAATGGTGGAGTTGCTCCTGTCTACTCTATCTCTGCTGGTTTGGACTACCCAGGAGTTGGCCCAGAACATGCTTTCTATAAGGAAACAGGCAGAGTTAACTATGTTGCTGCAACCGATAATGAAGCGGTCAATGCCCTTCTCACTCTCAGTCGGACAGAAGGAATTCTTCCTGCCATCGAAAGTTCGCATGCCATTGCAGAAGCCATCAAGCTAGCGCCACAGCTTGCTTCTGATAAGATTATCCTCATCAACGTATCTGGACGCGGAGACAAGGATGTGGCAGCGATTGCCGATTATCTAGAAGGAAAGTAA
- a CDS encoding VanZ family protein — translation MKGFFHTDGNLTDKGRHLAKILAGLYSLVIGLLCFLPQSWYPQYKTFSTPGIVQIGRLYFLPTPFNSLINGDKVDSLYELWLIVLQNLTNIFLLYPLVLALVFLFEKWRSAKTALLYSLCISCFIECTQLILDFLLDAGRVFEVDDLWTNSLGGLLAYVSYKMWIKIHQPS, via the coding sequence ATGAAAGGATTCTTTCACACCGACGGTAATTTGACAGATAAGGGCAGACACTTGGCCAAAATATTGGCTGGCCTATACAGTTTAGTGATCGGCCTACTTTGTTTTCTACCCCAGTCTTGGTATCCCCAGTACAAAACATTTTCAACACCTGGCATCGTTCAGATTGGTCGGCTTTACTTTTTACCGACCCCGTTTAACAGCCTAATCAATGGTGATAAGGTGGATAGCCTCTACGAGCTTTGGCTTATTGTTCTTCAGAATCTAACCAATATTTTCCTGCTCTACCCTCTGGTGCTTGCCCTTGTTTTTCTTTTTGAAAAATGGCGGAGTGCCAAAACAGCCTTGCTGTATAGCTTGTGTATCAGTTGTTTTATCGAATGTACCCAGCTAATCTTGGATTTTTTGCTGGACGCAGGACGGGTTTTTGAAGTGGACGATCTCTGGACCAACAGTCTGGGAGGTCTCTTGGCCTATGTCAGCTACAAAATGTGGATTAAGATCCACCAGCCATCCTAG
- the rlmN gene encoding 23S rRNA (adenine(2503)-C(2))-methyltransferase RlmN: MKASIYGLTRQQVTDWVLENNQKSFRATQIWEWLYRNRVASFEEMTNLPKSLIDKLNEDFVLNPLKQRIVQESKDGTVKYLFELPDGMLIETVLMRQHYGLSVCVTTQVGCNIGCTFCASGLIPKQRDLTSGEIVAQIMLVQKYFDERQQNERVSHIVVMGIGEPLDNYDNVMTFLRVVNDDKGLAIGARHITVSTSGLAPKIRDFAREGVQVNLAVSLHAPNNDLRSSIMRINRKFPIEVLFEAIEDYIQTTNRRVTFEYIMLNEVNDGVEQAQELADLTKKIRKLSYINLIPYNPVSEHDQYSRSTPERVAAFYDRLKKNGVNCVVRQEHGTDIDAACGQLRSNTLKKDRETARARIAAAKAKAGIKA; the protein is encoded by the coding sequence ATGAAAGCATCAATCTATGGTCTGACCCGCCAGCAAGTGACAGACTGGGTTTTGGAGAATAACCAGAAATCTTTTCGCGCCACCCAAATTTGGGAATGGCTTTACCGCAACCGCGTCGCTTCATTTGAAGAGATGACCAACTTGCCCAAGTCTTTGATTGATAAACTCAATGAAGATTTTGTTCTCAATCCTCTCAAACAACGCATCGTTCAAGAGTCGAAGGACGGAACGGTCAAATACCTCTTTGAACTACCAGACGGGATGCTGATTGAAACAGTTCTCATGCGGCAGCACTACGGCTTGTCAGTCTGCGTGACTACACAGGTTGGCTGTAACATCGGCTGTACCTTCTGTGCCTCAGGCTTGATTCCCAAACAGCGGGATTTGACCAGCGGAGAAATCGTTGCTCAAATCATGTTGGTACAAAAATACTTTGACGAACGCCAGCAAAATGAGCGCGTTAGCCATATCGTTGTCATGGGGATTGGAGAACCGCTTGACAACTATGATAATGTCATGACCTTCCTTCGCGTGGTAAACGACGACAAAGGCTTGGCCATCGGTGCGCGCCATATCACGGTATCCACCTCTGGCTTGGCACCGAAAATTCGTGACTTTGCCCGCGAAGGTGTTCAGGTCAATCTGGCTGTATCTCTTCACGCTCCAAATAATGACTTGCGCTCAAGTATCATGCGTATCAACCGCAAGTTTCCGATTGAAGTTCTATTTGAAGCAATCGAGGATTATATCCAGACCACTAACCGGCGCGTGACCTTTGAATACATTATGCTCAACGAGGTTAATGATGGAGTGGAGCAGGCACAGGAATTGGCTGATTTGACTAAGAAAATCCGCAAACTATCCTATATCAACTTGATTCCCTACAACCCAGTTAGTGAGCATGACCAATACAGTCGTTCTACGCCAGAACGGGTAGCTGCCTTCTATGACCGCCTCAAGAAGAATGGTGTTAACTGCGTGGTTCGTCAAGAACATGGTACGGATATTGATGCAGCCTGCGGTCAGTTGCGCTCCAATACCTTGAAAAAAGACAGGGAAACCGCTAGGGCTCGGATTGCAGCAGCCAAAGCAAAAGCAGGAATTAAGGCATGA